Genomic window (Paenibacillus sp. PK3_47):
CTCCAGTATGGACCGCTGGGTGTATGGAATCATTATGATAATTATGTTTTTTGCCTGCTACGTGCTTTCTTTTAAATCCAAGGGCTGGGTGGTCTACTTCTGGACGAGTGTGCAGATCGTTGTATCCATTACCATGACGCTGCTGTTCGGATACATGTATTTTGCGCTATTTCTGGCCTTTTTTATCGGGAATATCCAGAGCAAGGCCGGGTTCTTTACCATGTATTCCATTCATCTGCTGACTACGATTGTAGCCATTAACTATGAATTGATCACGCGCAATCCGGTGTTTATCTCCCAGCTTCCGTTCGTATTGGTCAGCATTATTGCAGTAGTCCTTCTTCCGGCTACCACCTATAACCGCAACAACCAGGACAAGCTGCAGGGCCAGCTGGAGGATGCCAACAAACGGATCTCGGAGCTGGTGATTATGGAGGAGCGCCAGCGTATTTCACGCGATCTGCATGATACGCTCGGCCAGAAGCTGTCGCTGATCGGTCTCAAAAGCGACCTGGCCGGCAAGCTGATTAACAAAAATCCGGCGCAGGCTGTTATAGAGATTAACGATGTCCGCCAGACGGCGAGAAGCGCGCTCAAAGAGGTCCGGGAGATGATCACCCAGATGCGGGGAATCAGGCTTGAAGACGAGCTGGTGCGGATCAGGCAGTTCCTGCAGGCGGCAGAAATCGAATTCCGGCTGGAGGGCAGCCCGAAGCTGGCCAATACTTCACTGATTATGGAGAATGTACTGAGCATGTGCATTAAGGAAGCGGTAACGAATGTAGTCAAACACAGCGGAGCCACCCAGTGCCTGATACAGATTGAACCCTCACGCACGGATCTGTACATTAAGGTGACGGATAACGGCAAAGGCATTGAAGGCTCCAACATGGATTACAAGGGTCACGGACTGCAGGGGATGAGAGAGCGGCTTGAATTTGTAAACGGCGGTATGGACATCGTACGGGACGGAGGAACTATGATTATAATAAGGGTCCCTACAGTCATACGGCAGCCGGAACAGGAGGTAACTGTGTAATGGTCAAAATAGTGATCGCCGAGGATCAGCGCATGCTGCTGGGAGCGCTGGCTTCACTGCTTGATCTGGAAGAGGATATGAAGGTTGTCGGCAGAGCCGGCAACGGGGAAGAAGCTGTGAAGCTGGTGCAGCAGCAGCAGCCGGATATCTGCATCATGGATATCGAAATGCCGGCGATGACCGGTCTTGAAGCTGCGGAAGCACTGAAGGATTCCGGCTGCAAAATTATGATTCTGACCACCTTTGCCCGGGCGGGGTATTTCGAACGTGCGGTCAAGGCCGGAGTGGATGCTTATCTGCTGAAGGACAGCCCGATTGAAGAACTGGCCCAGTCTATCCGCAGCGTGATGGCCGGCAGGAGGCTGTATGCCCCCGAGCTGATGGATGAGGCATACAGCAGTGAGGCCAATCCGCTGACCCAGCGGGAGAAGGAAGTGCTGGGACTGATTGCCGACGGCAAAAATACAAAAGAAATCGCCAGCCAGCTGTATATTACAACCGGGACGGTCCGTAACTACATTTCGGTTATTCTCGACAAGCTGGATGTGGGCAACCGTATCGAAGCGATTACGAGGTTCAAAGAAAAAGGCTGGTTCAAATAAATTTGTATGAAGGGGGACCGCCGGGTCTGCCCTTTTTTTGTGCAATTATCCCGGACTTCCTGAGGCAGTAATGGGACGAATATACTATTTTTGCCACCGGAAGGCCGGGAGCGTTGGAACTCCAAAACATTTTTGTTAAGATAAATGCAAACATGTATTCCTATTCTTAAATGAACGGCAGCGTTTGTCTATTCCCTGATTCTGGGTAATGGATGAATGTGCCCAAATTGCATTTTGCACTCGTTATCCACCTAATTCAACCGGGGAGGACAATCATTTGCTGGAGCTAACAACGTCGTATATTGATTCACTGGCACCCAATGCCGCCGCCATCAAGAACGGGCTGGGACTGGCACGCAAGAAAAGTTTTGTGCAGCTGCAACGCTCAGAGGGCGGGGAACTGCTCTTCGGGCAGTGTTCAGGGAGCGGCAAAACACCTTATGTATGCTCAGCGGATTTTATCGTGCCTGAGAAGCCTGTGTTCCGCTGTACCTGTCCCAGCCGGCAGTTTCCGTGCAAGCATGCCTTAGGTCTGCTGTATGCCTATGCCGAAGGCCAGACCTTTACTGAAGCTCCTGTACCGGAGGATATTACAGCCAAGCGGGAGAAGGCCGAGAAACGGGAAGAAAATAAAGAAAAGCAGGCGGCTGAAGGCAAGGAAAACAAACCCAAGAAGGTTAACAAGTCCGCGCTCAAAAAGAAAATCAGTGCCCAGCTTGAAGGGCTGGACCTGCTGGAGAAGCTGGTGCTGTCCCTGATCCGCGGCGGATTGTCCACTATTGACAGCAAAACGGTCAAAAGTATCCAGGAAAATGTGAAGCAGCTGGGCAATTATTATTTGTCCGGTGCCCAGATTGAGCTGCGCAGGCTGGCATTGCTGCTGGGCAGCAACCAGGACCGCGAGGAGAGCTATACATACGCTGTGGAACAGCTTACGCGGCTGCATGCGTTCATCAAGAAAGGCCGGGCTTATCTGACCGCAAGAGGTGAGGACCCGGAATTGGCGCTGGATCACGAATCTACAATTGATGAATGGCTTGGCCATGCCTGGCAGCTGTCGGAGCTGAAGGAATACGGGCTGACCAAGGAAGCAGCGGAGCTGCTTCAGCTGGCCTTTTACAGCTTTGATGATCTGGCCCGCCAGGAATATGTCGATCTTGGCTACTGGCTGGATTTGGAGAGCGGAGAGATACACCGTACGGTGAACTACCGTCCTTACAAGGCAGCCAAGCTGATGCGTGAGGAGGACAGCTTTTTTGAGGTGGCCTGCACGCCTGTGCTTTACAAGTATCCCGGTGACATGAATGTCCGGGTCAGATACGAAGAGATGAAGCCGAGGCCGGTAGCAGCTGAAGATTTCGCTCTTTTGTCTTCAAAGGACCAGCGTTCTTTTACGGAGGCTATTAAGAAAGTGAAAAACCAGCTCAAGAACCCGCTGGGCGACAAGCTGCCTGTAATGCTGCTGCATGCTGCGGATTTAGGTGTGACAGAAAGCGGGCAATATGTGATGACGGATGAATCCGGAAGCAGCCTTGTACTCGAGGATATTCCTTCACTTCCGCAGGGAACAGTTTCTCTGCTGCCGTTCCTGTCAGCCCCTGCGCTTCAGGACTGCTCTGTGCTTGTAATGTTCGAGCATATTCTGGACTCGGGCCGGCTGGTTGCCCAGCCGCTTACTGTCATCAAGGATGAGACTGTAACCCGTCTCTTGTACTAGGCATCATTCTAATTCAGGCCATTCTTATAAATGTATAGGGGGACAGTCCATGAGTACAGCATTGTTACAAGAGCTGCATCAAGAGGTGAGAAGGCTATACATTGCCGGCAGTGATCTGGCAGCAGGAGATTTCAGATTGAAACGGCTGCTGCCGCAGTTCCAGCAGCTGGGTGAACGTGCCGCCGTATTCAAGAAGCTGGGCGAAGGCATTGCGGCGCTGACCGAACCCGATGGAGCTTCCCTGCCTGCTTCCCGGCTGCAGGAACTAACCCTGCTGCTGGAATCCGTGCTGTATACCCAGGGATCAACGGCGCCGGACGGAGCTCCGGGGCCTGTGATGAACTATCCGTTTTCACTTAAGACGGAGCTGCCTTACCGTAAGCTGGCTGCTGTAAGGCTGGCACTCACTACAACGGGCAGCGGCAGATATGAAACGGTAGTCGAAGCTTTTAAGGAAGGTGTGTTCTCGGACCTGCGCCTGCTGCCGCTGGCTATCGATGCTTTAAATGATCCCTACTCCGCGATTGCCGATTATGCAATGACTACCATTTTACCTTCTTACGGGCCGGCTATTAACGGTCTGTTATGGGAAAGTCTCGACCCCAAAGGGGGCAGACGTGAAGTCCGGAAGCTGGAAGTCATCGGTATTACCGGAGGAGCTGAATGGCTGGCCAGGATTTTTGAAGCGGCGGAACAAGGGAACCAGGATATGAAGATTGCGGCCATGGAATTTATGGCAGGTCATGCTGAATATACCCCTGTTCTGCTGGAATGGTCCAGGGAGAACAGTGAACTCCGCAAAGCCGCTTATTACGCTCTTGCCCGGGGCGGATCTGCTGAAGGCGAAGCCAGACTGCTTGAAGCTTTTGAAGGCAAAGACAGGGAACATGTGGCGTATGCGCTCGCAAAATGGCCTTCCGACAAGCTTAAGAAAATCCTTGCTGATCAGTTTTTGGATGAAATCCGGCATATCCCGGAGAAAAGTGATGACGCTGAGGTGATGAATACTTATGGAGAGCGGATCCGGCCATATCTTACAGTATTTAATCATGATACGAGCCCGGTGCTTTATGAGGTGTTCAAGCTTGTCCTGAAAGAATATAAGCGTCTGTCTGTAATAGGGAGGTCATCGCTGATCACGCACGCAGCCGGTTATATAGAGGCTTCGGGCACCATGGAAGACTTCAAGCTGCTGGAGGAGCTGGCCGGACAGGATTATCTCTATGTGAGTTATTGTTTCCGGGCGGCGTATAAGCTCTTTTCACCCTCAGAGCTGTTTGAACGGTTTGTCAGCCTGACGCCGGACGAACTGAAGTACCCTGTGTTCATCAAGCCGACCCGGATCGAACTGGTGCTGATAGAGACAATAGAGTTGATGGTACTCCCCCATAGAAGAGTAGCTTACGACATGGTTTGGGATCCCTCAAGACCGGGCCGGCAGTATTCTTCAATAATGATCTCAGAGGACAACATTTCCAGTGATTGGGATGACCGCTGGCTGGACTGGTTTATGGCTAAAGGAGCGGTAAAATTGGTTTGCGCTTTTGCCCGGAGTGGTCATGAGGAAGCAATCAGCTTCCTGAAAGAGAATCTGTTTGCACTGAAACAGCGCGACAGACAGGAAATCATTCCGCTTATCTTCACAGGCTTCAGCAGGGCGGGCATGGAGAAAAGTGAGCGCCAGGAGCTGCTGATGACTGTGCTGGAAAAGGAGAGATATTACGATCCGTATGTATTCGATCTTTATCTGTTCCAGATGCTGCTGGACTTTCCGCCAGGCTACATCAGCCGTATAGAGGCGCTGCTTCCGCGGTTTAGATACGAAAGTAAACAGCAGCTGGAACATCTGATTAACCATTTGCAGGAGAAGAATAAATCATAAGGGGATATGTACATGTCAACGGAACAGGAACAACTTCAGGATTACATGCGTCTCCCGGCAGAAGTGCTGTATCAGGAGGAACTTGCGGCGCTGCGCCGGGAAGACAGCGGGACCATCCCGGCCGGATGGCAGATGTCCCCGCGGGCGGTGCTGACCTTTATCACCGGAGGCAAAGCCGGGAACACAGTCATCACCCCTAAATATATCGGAAATAAGCGTCTGGTTGAAATGGCGGTAGCCACTCTAGTTACCGACCGGGCACTGCTGCTGATCGGTGAACCGGGAACCGCCAAATCATGGCTCTCAGAGAACCTGGCAGCAGCCATTTACGGTAATTCAGGACTGGTGGTCCAAGGGACTGCCGGAACCAGTGAGGAGCATGTGCGTTACTCCTGGAACTACGCAATGCTGCTGGCAAACGGCCCGACCCCGGAGGCTTTGGTCAAAAGCCCTATAATGCGCGCCATGGAGAACGGCGGAATTGCCCGGTTTGAAGAGATTTCCCGCTGCGCATCGGAGGTGCAGGATGCGCTGATCTCCATACTGTCGGAGAAGACGATCTCTGTTCCGGAGCTGGGCAAGGAAGCCAGTGCACGCAAGGGTTTCTCCATTATTGCCACAGCTAATACCAGAGACCGCGGAGTCAATGAGATGTCTGCGGCACTCAAACGGCGTTTCAATATTATCGTGCTCCCGGCACCTAATGATATTGAAACGGAGCTGTCTATCGTCAAGAAGCGGGTGGCGGAAATTGCGGCTTCGTATGATCTTCAGGCTGCTGTTCCGGCTGATGAGGCGCTGCTCAAGGTGGTTACCATTTTCCGTGAACTGCGCAGCGGTATGACTCTGGATAAGAAAGAGAAGGTGAAGACGCCGGCCGGTGTCATATCCACCGCAGAAGCGATTTCTCTGCTCACCAACAGCATGGCGCTGGCTGCCAGCTTCGGCAGCGGTGAGCTGACTGACAGTGACCTGGCGGCCGGACTGCAGGGTGCGATTGTTAAGGACGATGACAAGGACAAACTGGTATGGAGGGAATACCTGGACAACGTAATGAAGAAAAAAGGAGCGGAGTGGCGCGGCCTGTACAACGCCTGTAAGGAGATGAATGAGTGAATCAGACTGCTGAAACCGGGGTGCATATTTTCGGGGTGCGGCACTTGTCGCCGGGAGGTGCCCAGCATCTGCTGAAATATCTGGATGAGCTTCAGCCTACGGCGGTACTGATTGAAGGACCAAGTGATGCCAGCAGCGAAATCAGTCATTTGACCCATAAGGTTACGAAGCCTCCGGTGGCTATTCTGGCATTCACCGAACAAGTGCCTGTACGTACCGTTCTTTGGCCGTTTGCTGTCTATTCCCCGGAATACCAGGCTATGCTGTGGGCCAAAGCAAACGGGGCGGAAGCTGAATTTATTGATCTGCCTTCATCAGTAACACTTGGATTGCAGGATATCATGAGGAGCAGGAGAGAGCGTTCACTGGAACCGGACGCGTTAGTGCCTCCTGCTGACGGTCCTGCTGAAGGCGGGCCGCAAGCGGAAGAATCCATATACAGCCGGATAGCCAAGGCATCCGGTGAATATGATTACGATATGTACTGGGAGCGTAATTTTGAACATAACAGCAATCCGGGCGCGTACCGGACATCAATACTTGCGCTTACCGCAGAGATGCGTGAGCTGGCAGAGGAACAGGAAAGAAAGGAACAGCCGGCGGAATTTGCGTATAATGCACTGCGTGAGTCCTATATGCGGCGTCAGATTAGCAAGGCCATTGCAGAGGGCCATGAGCCGGATAAAATCGTCGTGATTTGCGGGGCGTATCATGCTTCGGCGCTTGCCGATTTGACGGACAAGATGAGCGACGAGGAGCTTGCAGCCCTCCCGTCGCGAAGTACCAAGCTTACGCTGATGCCTTATTCGTATTACAAGCTCTCCTCGATGTCCGGATACGGGGCAGGCAACGCAGCGCCGTATTACTTCCAGATGATGTGGGAGAGTATGGCATCGGGCAGAGCCGGAGATCTGCCGCATCTGTACCTGTCTTCAGTGGCAAGGGACCTGCGTCAACAGGGAACCCACCGCTCCACCGCTGAGGTTATAGAAGCAGTACGGCTGGCGCAGTCGCTGGCCTCGCTGCATGGCGGCGGACCGACGCTGCGCGATTTGCATGATGCGGCCCAAACCCTGCTCGGCCACGGGGACCTCTCTGTAATAGCCGAAGCGCTGGCGCGGGCGGATGTCGGTACAGCCATCGGAAATCTTGCCGAAGGGGTCAGCCAGACTCCGATCCAGGATGATCTGAACAGACTGCTGAAGCGATACAAGCTGGAGAAATACAAGTCCACCGTAGCTGGCGATCTGGCACTGGATCTTAGGGAAAACCGCCGGGTAAGCAGTCAGGAAGCGGCCTTTCTGGATTTGCACCGGTCCGTATTATTCCACAGGCTTGTGCTGCTCGGAATTCATTTTGCCAAGCTGCAGCGCAGCAGCCAGGATGCAGCGACCTGGGCGGAGCACTGGGTGATCCAGTGGACGCCTGAAGTGGAGATACAGGTTGTGGAATCCACCCTGCTGGGAGAGACGGTCGAGGTTGCGGCGGCTTATGTGTTACGTGAGCGGCTGCATGAATGCCGCGCGATTTCTGATGCCTCAGCGCTTATCCGAATGGCCTGCCAATGCGGCATGACCGCCCAGATGGAGGAAGGAAGCCGCGTGTTGCAGAATCTGGCCGCTGACAGCCGGGATGTGCCCGGTATCGCGGCTGCTGCCCGTGAGCTTTCAACGATCATCCGGTTTGGTGATATCCGCAAGGTAGATACAGCGCCGCTTGTGCCGCTGCTGGAAGAGCTGTTCCGCCGCGGATGTCTCTTCCTGCTGGATGCCAGCGGCTGCAATGATGAAGCAGCCGGACATATGATCACGGCGATTAACGAATTGAACGGCATTTCGCTGGAGCACAGCGAGATTCTGGATGAAGCCTTGTGGCTGCATGAGCTGCTGCTGCTCTCGGAGCGGGATGACCGCAATCCGCGGCTGTCGGGTTTTGCCTGCGCGATTCTTATGGAGCGCGGAGCGATTGCTGCAGAGGATGTTGCAGCAGAAGTATCACGCAGGTTATCTCCGGGGA
Coding sequences:
- a CDS encoding DUF5682 family protein, with amino-acid sequence MNQTAETGVHIFGVRHLSPGGAQHLLKYLDELQPTAVLIEGPSDASSEISHLTHKVTKPPVAILAFTEQVPVRTVLWPFAVYSPEYQAMLWAKANGAEAEFIDLPSSVTLGLQDIMRSRRERSLEPDALVPPADGPAEGGPQAEESIYSRIAKASGEYDYDMYWERNFEHNSNPGAYRTSILALTAEMRELAEEQERKEQPAEFAYNALRESYMRRQISKAIAEGHEPDKIVVICGAYHASALADLTDKMSDEELAALPSRSTKLTLMPYSYYKLSSMSGYGAGNAAPYYFQMMWESMASGRAGDLPHLYLSSVARDLRQQGTHRSTAEVIEAVRLAQSLASLHGGGPTLRDLHDAAQTLLGHGDLSVIAEALARADVGTAIGNLAEGVSQTPIQDDLNRLLKRYKLEKYKSTVAGDLALDLRENRRVSSQEAAFLDLHRSVLFHRLVLLGIHFAKLQRSSQDAATWAEHWVIQWTPEVEIQVVESTLLGETVEVAAAYVLRERLHECRAISDASALIRMACQCGMTAQMEEGSRVLQNLAADSRDVPGIAAAARELSTIIRFGDIRKVDTAPLVPLLEELFRRGCLFLLDASGCNDEAAGHMITAINELNGISLEHSEILDEALWLHELLLLSERDDRNPRLSGFACAILMERGAIAAEDVAAEVSRRLSPGIPADLGAGWFEGMSMRNRYGLLSRLSLWEQLNDYINALEDDEFKRALVFLRRAFSSFSPREKTMIAELLGELWGVNTEQAAEILTGELKEEEAKMLDELNDFDFGDF
- a CDS encoding AAA family ATPase, with amino-acid sequence MSTEQEQLQDYMRLPAEVLYQEELAALRREDSGTIPAGWQMSPRAVLTFITGGKAGNTVITPKYIGNKRLVEMAVATLVTDRALLLIGEPGTAKSWLSENLAAAIYGNSGLVVQGTAGTSEEHVRYSWNYAMLLANGPTPEALVKSPIMRAMENGGIARFEEISRCASEVQDALISILSEKTISVPELGKEASARKGFSIIATANTRDRGVNEMSAALKRRFNIIVLPAPNDIETELSIVKKRVAEIAASYDLQAAVPADEALLKVVTIFRELRSGMTLDKKEKVKTPAGVISTAEAISLLTNSMALAASFGSGELTDSDLAAGLQGAIVKDDDKDKLVWREYLDNVMKKKGAEWRGLYNACKEMNE
- a CDS encoding sensor histidine kinase; translated protein: MQKWHHIFHKSTGLSPYVWVVFYILPFYFIFRSSSMDRWVYGIIMIIMFFACYVLSFKSKGWVVYFWTSVQIVVSITMTLLFGYMYFALFLAFFIGNIQSKAGFFTMYSIHLLTTIVAINYELITRNPVFISQLPFVLVSIIAVVLLPATTYNRNNQDKLQGQLEDANKRISELVIMEERQRISRDLHDTLGQKLSLIGLKSDLAGKLINKNPAQAVIEINDVRQTARSALKEVREMITQMRGIRLEDELVRIRQFLQAAEIEFRLEGSPKLANTSLIMENVLSMCIKEAVTNVVKHSGATQCLIQIEPSRTDLYIKVTDNGKGIEGSNMDYKGHGLQGMRERLEFVNGGMDIVRDGGTMIIIRVPTVIRQPEQEVTV
- a CDS encoding SWIM zinc finger family protein; amino-acid sequence: MLELTTSYIDSLAPNAAAIKNGLGLARKKSFVQLQRSEGGELLFGQCSGSGKTPYVCSADFIVPEKPVFRCTCPSRQFPCKHALGLLYAYAEGQTFTEAPVPEDITAKREKAEKREENKEKQAAEGKENKPKKVNKSALKKKISAQLEGLDLLEKLVLSLIRGGLSTIDSKTVKSIQENVKQLGNYYLSGAQIELRRLALLLGSNQDREESYTYAVEQLTRLHAFIKKGRAYLTARGEDPELALDHESTIDEWLGHAWQLSELKEYGLTKEAAELLQLAFYSFDDLARQEYVDLGYWLDLESGEIHRTVNYRPYKAAKLMREEDSFFEVACTPVLYKYPGDMNVRVRYEEMKPRPVAAEDFALLSSKDQRSFTEAIKKVKNQLKNPLGDKLPVMLLHAADLGVTESGQYVMTDESGSSLVLEDIPSLPQGTVSLLPFLSAPALQDCSVLVMFEHILDSGRLVAQPLTVIKDETVTRLLY
- a CDS encoding HEAT repeat domain-containing protein produces the protein MSTALLQELHQEVRRLYIAGSDLAAGDFRLKRLLPQFQQLGERAAVFKKLGEGIAALTEPDGASLPASRLQELTLLLESVLYTQGSTAPDGAPGPVMNYPFSLKTELPYRKLAAVRLALTTTGSGRYETVVEAFKEGVFSDLRLLPLAIDALNDPYSAIADYAMTTILPSYGPAINGLLWESLDPKGGRREVRKLEVIGITGGAEWLARIFEAAEQGNQDMKIAAMEFMAGHAEYTPVLLEWSRENSELRKAAYYALARGGSAEGEARLLEAFEGKDREHVAYALAKWPSDKLKKILADQFLDEIRHIPEKSDDAEVMNTYGERIRPYLTVFNHDTSPVLYEVFKLVLKEYKRLSVIGRSSLITHAAGYIEASGTMEDFKLLEELAGQDYLYVSYCFRAAYKLFSPSELFERFVSLTPDELKYPVFIKPTRIELVLIETIELMVLPHRRVAYDMVWDPSRPGRQYSSIMISEDNISSDWDDRWLDWFMAKGAVKLVCAFARSGHEEAISFLKENLFALKQRDRQEIIPLIFTGFSRAGMEKSERQELLMTVLEKERYYDPYVFDLYLFQMLLDFPPGYISRIEALLPRFRYESKQQLEHLINHLQEKNKS
- a CDS encoding response regulator transcription factor codes for the protein MVKIVIAEDQRMLLGALASLLDLEEDMKVVGRAGNGEEAVKLVQQQQPDICIMDIEMPAMTGLEAAEALKDSGCKIMILTTFARAGYFERAVKAGVDAYLLKDSPIEELAQSIRSVMAGRRLYAPELMDEAYSSEANPLTQREKEVLGLIADGKNTKEIASQLYITTGTVRNYISVILDKLDVGNRIEAITRFKEKGWFK